In Pseudomonadota bacterium, one genomic interval encodes:
- a CDS encoding TonB-dependent receptor: MKTLTRAGFRTLALTIALSTTCTVSVFSQVAVSEVLAREIDLSIPASSLAESLIELGRQSGLRIVASDSVTGDIVASALVGRFTPEAAIDALLFGSELKAVRTTDGTYVIRRDDSSSKAPGRKRVTPPPETVAVPLRLDEILVYGTKNTVDAQSTIESVEVFTAERFSRENLFDIADALERTPNVSLIRGDLTTINIRGVNRNGTNGAGTGLAVNIFQDGVPLSNEALRFGSSTAWDIEQLEVLRGSQSNVQGRNSIAGAVVLQSKKPTYDWEYASRARFAEFGTLQTAGAVSGPIIPDQLAFRISADYQETDGFIDDQFSEDPFDSREALTVRGRFLIEPKAMSGLSALLTVEHNDRLNGDVPEVRSQAGDLGFDPQARTTFDERKITSDFESIKAIADITYGFSDSVTLKFLGTYEDADNVTVGKQRELNQPDTEFVRVGTENVTYSAEARLAFDFGALTGVLGGYYFNDDSNTNRSATLVISELVPFLIDPVDSVYRTDVQNLTDVENFALFTSWRYETSDKWTLDFAVRYDDERRTFERPETSVTTEPASCEATAPGFVVGLPTPDLVTVPCTFGEDALVPETEPLQSNSFGVLLPSAAATYHVTADASVFAGYRRGYRAGGTYLSQSFDAIDLLEVRSYDPEFLDTFEAGWRTQWLDQRLIVNGTVFYSEYEDQQIGLTDDAGFLIIANAAATSLYGLELSGTFRATPELELTASLGLLETNIDDFVVQEDDPNSPENEFLDLAGNDLDRSPNLSFNLGANYRLQSGFFAGVNLNYQGTYFSDIFNLEADDLGDGFTEKTDAATIVNAQVGYSFSDKVTVTVYGTNVFNEGSPDRINIGGQNAAVNPGQLLNEFQFDIRQPQTFGVTIETRF; this comes from the coding sequence ATGAAGACGCTGACAAGAGCCGGGTTCCGTACCCTGGCACTCACAATCGCACTGTCCACTACTTGCACGGTGTCCGTCTTTTCGCAGGTTGCGGTCTCTGAGGTATTAGCTCGCGAAATAGATTTGTCGATCCCAGCAAGCTCTCTTGCCGAATCCTTAATCGAGTTAGGACGTCAGTCGGGGCTCCGTATCGTCGCCTCGGACAGTGTAACCGGAGATATAGTCGCGTCTGCGCTGGTTGGTCGGTTCACTCCGGAGGCAGCAATAGACGCACTACTGTTCGGATCAGAGCTCAAGGCAGTTAGAACGACCGATGGCACCTACGTCATTCGTCGCGATGATTCCTCTAGCAAGGCACCGGGCCGCAAAAGGGTAACTCCACCTCCCGAAACGGTTGCGGTGCCGCTCCGATTAGATGAGATCTTAGTATATGGCACTAAAAACACGGTCGACGCTCAGAGCACCATTGAATCGGTAGAAGTTTTCACAGCGGAACGTTTCAGCAGGGAGAACCTTTTCGACATTGCCGATGCATTAGAACGCACGCCAAATGTATCGCTGATTCGTGGCGACCTCACGACCATCAATATTCGTGGCGTTAACCGTAATGGCACAAACGGTGCGGGCACGGGCTTAGCTGTTAACATATTTCAAGACGGCGTGCCCTTATCTAATGAGGCCTTAAGGTTCGGCTCGTCAACCGCGTGGGACATTGAGCAGCTTGAAGTCTTGCGTGGATCGCAATCGAATGTTCAGGGCCGAAATTCCATCGCCGGCGCAGTTGTTCTCCAGTCAAAAAAGCCGACCTATGATTGGGAATACGCATCCCGCGCGCGATTTGCTGAATTTGGCACATTGCAAACCGCGGGCGCGGTCTCAGGGCCGATCATCCCTGATCAACTCGCCTTTCGAATCAGCGCCGACTATCAGGAAACCGACGGATTCATCGACGATCAATTCTCAGAAGACCCGTTCGATTCCCGCGAGGCTTTGACTGTTCGTGGGCGCTTTTTGATTGAGCCCAAAGCCATGAGCGGACTTAGCGCTCTGCTGACAGTTGAACACAACGACCGGCTTAACGGTGATGTTCCGGAGGTACGTTCACAGGCCGGTGACTTGGGTTTCGATCCACAGGCGCGAACAACATTTGACGAGAGAAAGATCACAAGCGACTTTGAATCGATTAAGGCGATCGCGGATATCACATACGGGTTCAGCGACAGCGTAACGCTAAAGTTCTTGGGCACGTATGAAGACGCTGACAATGTCACCGTTGGCAAACAGCGTGAGTTGAACCAACCCGATACCGAATTTGTGCGGGTTGGCACGGAAAACGTGACCTATTCTGCGGAGGCCCGATTGGCATTTGATTTCGGCGCGCTGACCGGTGTGCTCGGTGGGTACTATTTCAATGACGACAGCAACACCAACAGATCGGCAACACTGGTCATTAGCGAACTCGTACCTTTTTTGATCGATCCAGTAGACAGCGTCTATCGAACTGACGTCCAAAATTTGACCGATGTAGAGAACTTCGCGTTATTCACATCTTGGCGCTATGAAACAAGCGATAAGTGGACGTTAGATTTTGCAGTGCGCTACGACGACGAACGCCGTACCTTTGAACGCCCGGAAACATCAGTTACGACCGAACCCGCAAGCTGCGAGGCCACCGCACCCGGATTTGTCGTAGGTCTGCCAACCCCTGACCTAGTCACGGTTCCCTGTACGTTTGGCGAAGATGCGCTTGTGCCGGAAACCGAGCCTCTGCAATCCAATAGTTTCGGCGTGCTGCTCCCAAGTGCAGCCGCAACCTACCACGTCACGGCGGATGCTTCGGTCTTTGCCGGCTACCGGCGAGGCTATCGAGCAGGGGGTACCTATCTCTCCCAATCCTTTGATGCTATCGATTTGCTCGAAGTGCGCAGCTATGACCCTGAATTCCTAGACACCTTTGAGGCCGGCTGGCGCACCCAGTGGCTTGACCAGCGACTGATCGTAAACGGGACCGTTTTCTACAGTGAATACGAAGACCAGCAGATAGGTCTAACGGACGATGCTGGTTTTCTCATAATTGCAAATGCGGCAGCCACATCGCTTTACGGGCTTGAGTTGTCCGGCACGTTTAGAGCCACGCCGGAGCTTGAATTGACAGCCAGCCTGGGCCTGCTTGAAACAAACATAGATGATTTTGTCGTTCAGGAGGACGATCCTAATTCGCCTGAAAACGAATTCCTTGACCTGGCTGGGAACGACCTGGATCGCTCGCCGAACCTGTCCTTCAACTTGGGTGCGAATTATCGGCTGCAAAGCGGCTTTTTTGCCGGGGTAAACCTCAATTATCAGGGAACTTATTTCTCCGACATATTCAACCTCGAGGCCGACGATCTGGGCGATGGCTTTACTGAAAAAACGGATGCCGCCACCATCGTGAACGCGCAGGTAGGTTACAGTTTTTCGGATAAGGTTACGGTCACGGTTTACGGCACCAATGTGTTCAATGAAGGATCACCGGACCGTATCAATATCGGCGGGCAGAACGCAGCAGTTAATCCTGGTCAGCTGCTGAACGAATTTCAATTCGACATACGTCAGCCGCAAACCTTTGGGGTAACCATTGAGACAAGATTTTAG
- a CDS encoding DUF3649 domain-containing protein, whose translation MSQILKRFYFYPVFSRVMAAVLGAYVFTNVISLLLYFVFVNTDLLYLETDSVNRDLLASGGNAALGAVLLSLLIYPLAGMWVFYARSATRAWTVMLVPSLLGAGLIYLLLPAHVRESLGG comes from the coding sequence ATGAGTCAGATCCTCAAGCGATTTTATTTCTATCCTGTGTTTTCACGCGTCATGGCTGCGGTGCTCGGAGCCTATGTCTTCACTAACGTTATCTCGTTGCTACTGTACTTTGTCTTCGTCAATACTGACCTTCTTTATCTTGAGACTGACTCCGTCAATCGCGACTTATTGGCGTCGGGAGGCAACGCCGCGCTTGGAGCCGTCTTGCTGAGCCTTCTGATTTATCCCCTCGCGGGCATGTGGGTCTTCTATGCCCGGTCGGCGACTCGCGCATGGACCGTCATGCTGGTGCCCAGCCTGCTTGGTGCAGGTCTTATTTACCTGCTTTTGCCAGCCCATGTCCGAGAATCATTGGGCGGTTAA
- a CDS encoding PepSY-associated TM helix domain-containing protein — protein sequence MSENHWAVNVANTPEVRPAAAQGEANGFRQVMSILHTWSSLLPIWVLYFVFITGSVGYFRFEVNNWMTPEVVHVGGTVDDAITIEHAVKYLNQNAAGASKWTVSFPSGRKETAHMRWYRTLAPEELQTLTPDEQRALRESNQGSLDYDPISGVTYGDEVRDTGGGDRIYRMHYILHYLPLTLAKKLVIICTILMFVALISGIVIHKKIFRDFFTFRPAKGQRSWLDVHNIFSVMTLPFQLMITYSGMLFFVGSIMPLVAYGPAATLGFDVENALSAFSSPQTRLSPKNKKLYDLVVAETLGVSGSVSSQPTGVKTNMVPLPSLLSDFRNRYPGQRVSYLSLVHPNDESATVTIQSSLGLDGKPTAKETYSATTGELLSDPSREKLGSVSGDVRNVVLSLHEGRFSPIALRWLYFLSGLAGAAMIASGAVLWVSKRRQAYESKLKRFSKKTGDTKAANAAPELGNGVVFVERMNVATIIGLPIGVAGYFLANRLIPVAMENRASLEADAMFAAWALTFVIAAIRPRTRIWPELMWVACFSYAAIPLINAFTTDRHLGKSLWAGDWMMAGFDLTMFATAALFLLAARRSAAHQEDVQPEKRPANQQPILDPAE from the coding sequence ATGTCCGAGAATCATTGGGCGGTTAATGTGGCCAATACACCTGAAGTGCGCCCGGCGGCGGCCCAAGGTGAGGCCAACGGCTTTCGGCAGGTGATGAGCATCCTCCATACTTGGTCGAGCTTATTGCCAATCTGGGTGCTCTATTTCGTCTTTATCACAGGATCAGTCGGCTACTTCCGATTTGAAGTGAACAATTGGATGACGCCAGAGGTTGTGCATGTGGGCGGGACGGTCGACGACGCAATCACGATCGAACATGCGGTCAAATATCTAAACCAAAATGCGGCCGGAGCATCGAAATGGACGGTCAGTTTTCCAAGCGGGCGCAAAGAGACGGCGCACATGCGTTGGTACAGAACGCTAGCACCGGAGGAATTGCAGACGCTAACTCCAGACGAGCAGCGTGCGCTGCGCGAGAGTAATCAGGGCAGCCTCGATTACGACCCGATTTCCGGCGTCACTTATGGTGACGAGGTTCGGGATACGGGCGGCGGCGATCGGATCTACCGGATGCACTATATTCTGCATTATCTGCCGCTGACTCTTGCTAAGAAACTTGTGATCATATGCACCATCCTGATGTTTGTCGCATTGATCTCGGGCATCGTTATCCATAAGAAAATCTTTAGAGATTTCTTCACTTTCCGCCCTGCAAAGGGTCAGCGCAGCTGGCTCGATGTTCACAATATCTTTTCCGTCATGACCCTGCCATTCCAGCTGATGATCACTTACAGCGGCATGCTTTTTTTCGTCGGTTCGATTATGCCTTTGGTTGCCTACGGGCCGGCCGCAACGCTCGGCTTTGATGTAGAAAACGCCTTGAGTGCATTCAGCTCGCCCCAGACAAGACTGTCCCCCAAGAACAAGAAACTCTACGATCTTGTTGTGGCGGAAACCCTGGGGGTTTCAGGTTCTGTCTCCTCGCAACCGACAGGTGTAAAAACAAACATGGTGCCCCTGCCGTCGTTGCTTTCAGATTTCCGCAACCGTTATCCGGGTCAACGCGTTTCCTACCTCTCACTCGTTCATCCCAACGATGAGAGTGCAACCGTGACGATACAGTCCTCTCTAGGTTTGGATGGCAAACCGACGGCCAAAGAAACCTACAGTGCAACGACCGGCGAGTTGTTGAGCGACCCTTCGCGAGAAAAACTGGGTAGCGTTTCGGGAGATGTACGGAATGTTGTGCTAAGCCTACACGAAGGACGCTTCTCGCCAATTGCCTTGCGTTGGCTTTATTTTCTGTCAGGTTTGGCAGGTGCAGCTATGATAGCCTCCGGCGCGGTTTTATGGGTAAGCAAAAGAAGACAGGCATACGAATCGAAGCTCAAGCGCTTTTCGAAGAAAACTGGCGATACAAAAGCGGCGAACGCAGCACCCGAACTCGGCAATGGCGTGGTTTTTGTCGAGCGCATGAACGTAGCTACCATCATAGGCCTGCCGATTGGAGTTGCCGGCTACTTCCTCGCCAACCGCCTCATCCCGGTTGCAATGGAGAACCGTGCAAGTCTTGAGGCGGATGCGATGTTCGCCGCATGGGCGCTGACTTTCGTTATAGCAGCGATCCGCCCTCGGACGCGTATTTGGCCAGAACTGATGTGGGTCGCATGCTTTTCTTATGCCGCGATCCCCCTCATCAATGCGTTCACCACTGACAGGCACCTGGGTAAGAGTCTTTGGGCCGGCGACTGGATGATGGCAGGTTTTGATCTGACGATGTTTGCAACCGCGGCCCTGTTCTTGCTTGCGGCGCGTCGAAGCGCTGCGCATCAAGAAGATGTCCAACCCGAGAAAAGACCTGCAAACCAGCAGCCGATCCTAGACCCTGCAGAATGA